Proteins encoded together in one Anopheles darlingi chromosome 3, idAnoDarlMG_H_01, whole genome shotgun sequence window:
- the LOC125953682 gene encoding uncharacterized protein LOC125953682 isoform X1, producing MDSSAQPVVVARRRRRTARQLRESTPDPGTRGDDPNAGGGTSVEGSRSNSCDDQSGSESTRGTGRNGSTVDSSPSSSKKSLIERAMEYGSSHRNKILARKDKRLATTVGTTRSRSVPRDEEDVPSSPEIFSLLRRAKRSLSAARKPKTDDSSDGGRISDTEVRKRRERIERFQSERAERDAAAEGKPAGNASHQANLQRFNEERRRFELEKLKFLQEKRELDRMRLRRFEKYREEMLEEQSKKLKAKLQQERAKSIEATPLPPPAPSVAAHRSGHTATAKDTFSPPAVKKKILIVPKGRSSSRSASTSEDEGRQSSDDQKTKQTSIRRRYSPRKPKRPRSSKLLEPMKPLPDGITSPESELPSDFHTEEDGEKSVPRQEEENLPATAAIEPEMVLTHRRTVTGPSSGELAPSEALKKDDKESLMTTTAKELERDKNDQDSRKTPEPAKDELDGLIVEPKPRRRRPLVVYVDRPGECFTWGGIAKEMYELWLDFLEDHPEERLRMRLQVNHCVFYFGVMVLLCGVGGIAFRLTEGTFESQYKCGVKRVKREFIDQLWLSSHSQREEDWKLSARNRLRKFEEELQIAFEAGMKSYSGNTAWNFVNGVIYSLTVVSTIGYGHISPSTTTGRALTIVYAIIGIPIFLIVLADFGKLFTRGIKFLWAYVRRLYYTGSFRKVRKTAQVQEVMKGLNVVYDMVRRPSGDNELQAATTTTATATVAPQTPQAPPQAAYRLSSAELPHPVPPTAGSGIEVAPDTPTTPVPETFEIDDEFNLPISVAIFILVAYMLFGATIYFTWENWSFFEAFYFVFISISTIGFGDFVPQHPIYMMCSILYLIFGLALTSMCINVVQLKLSDSFRQASAKIGATIGLQMAEAASLHHSPVHTPIELAAVHTSTPTGTPGAGSASASTATGGSPNGITPALSTPALPTRPSSAVQKPDKKD from the exons ATGGATAGCTCCGCACAGCCGGTCGTGGTGGCGAGGCGGCGTCGCCGAACCGCACGACAGCTGCGCGAATCAACGCCGGATCCGGGAACGCGCGGCGATGACCCAAACGCCGGTGGTGGCACGAGCGTCGAAGGAAGCCGCTCGAACTCGTGCGATGATCAGAGCGGCTCGGAATCGACACGTGGCACCGGGCGTAATGGCAGCACCGTCGACAGCagcccatcgtcgtcgaagaaAAGCttgatcgagcgagcgatggagTATGGGAGCTCACATCGGAACAAGATACTGGCGCGCAAAGATAAGCGACTGGCAACGACGGTTGGCACTACCCGGAGCCGATCGGTACCACGGGATGAGGAGGACGTACCGAGCAGTCCGGAGATTTTCTCACTGCTACGGCGCGCCAAACGGAGCCTTTCGGCCGCACG CAAACCCAAAACGGACGACTCCAGTGATGGTGGCCGAATCTCCGACACGGAAGTCCGCAAACGGCGCGAACGCATCGAACGCTTCCAAAGTGAACGGGCGGAACGTGATGCGGCAGCCGAGGGAAAACCGGCGGGCAACGCTAGCCACCAGGCGAACCTGCAGCGCTTTAACGAAGAACGCCGTCGGTTCGAACTGGAAAAGCTCAAATTCCTCCAGGAAAAGCGCGAGCTTGATCGCATGCGGCTCCGTCGGTTCGAAAAGTATCGCGAAGAGATGCTGGAAGAGCAGAGCAAGAAGCTGAAGGCTAAGCTGCAACAGGAACGGGCGAAAAGCATCGAAGCGACAcccttaccaccaccggcaccatcggTAGCCGCCCATCGTAGTggccacacggccacggccaaggACACCTTCTCGCCACCTgcggtgaagaagaaaatcctGATCGTACCGAAGGGTCGCTCTTCCAGCCGATCAGCCTCGACCAGCGAGGACGAAGGGCGTCAATCGTCGGACGACCAGAAGACGAAGCAAACGTCCATCCGGCGTCGATATTCACCCCGCAAACCGAAGCGGCCCCGCTCGTCCAAGCTGCTGGAACCGATGAAACCCTTACCGGATGGCATAACGTCACCAGAATCGGAGCTACCGTCCGATTTCCACACGGAAGAGGATGGCGAGAAGTCGGTTCCGCGGCAGGAAGAAGAGAACCTTCCAGCAACGGCCGCAATCGAACCGGAAATGGTTTTAACGCATCGACGTACCGTAACTGGGCCATCGAGTGGTGAATTGGCACCGAGCGAGGCCTTGAAGAAGGATGATAAAGAATCCCTAATGACCACTACAGCGAAGGAGCTCGAGCGGGACAAAAACGATCAGGATTCCAGGAAAACTCCAGAACCTGCAAAGGACGAACTGGATGGACTGATTGTGGAGCCAAAACCAAGACGACGAAGGCCACTGGTGGTCTATGTGGATAGACCGGGCGAATGCTTCACCTGGGGTGGTATCGCCAAGGAAATGTATGAACTGTGGTTGGACTTTCTGGAGGATCACCCCGAGGAGCGGCTGCGCATGCGGCTGCAGGTGAATCACTGCGTGTTTTACTTCGGCGTCATGGTGCTCCTGTGCGGTGTCGGTGGTATCGCCTTCCGGTTGACCGAAGGTACCTTCGAGTCGCAGTACAAGTGTGGCGTGAAGCGCGTAAAACGAGAGTTTATCGATCAGCTGTGGCTCTCCAGTCACAGTCAAAG AGAAGAGGATTGGAAGCTGTCGGCCCGCAACCGGTTGCGTAAGTTCGAGGAGGAGCTGCAGATTGCGTTCGAGGCGGGGATGAAGTCGTACAGTGGCAACACCGCTTGGAACTTCGTCAACGGTGTCATCTACTCCCTCACGGTGGTGTCAACGATTG GTTATGGACACATTTCACCATCGACGACAACGGGACGAGCCCTGACAATAGTGTACGCAATAATAGGGATACCGATCTTCCTGATCGTGTTGGCCGACTTTGGTAAACTCTTCACACGGGGCATCAAGTTCCTCTGGGCTTATGTACGTCGGCTCTACTACACCGGTTCCTTTAGGAAGGTTCGAAAGACGGCACAAGTACAG gaaGTCATGAAGGGGTTAAACGTTGTCTATGACATGGTACGACGACCGAGTGGTGATAACGAGCTACAGGCAGCGACGACTACtactgcaacagcaacggttgcACCGCAaacaccacaagcaccaccacaagcCGCCTACCGGTTGTCGTCTGCCGAGTTGCCACACCCGGTACCCCCCACGGCCGGTTCTGGCATTGAGGTGGCCCCAGACACTCCGACCACACCGGTCCCGGAGACGTTCGAGATCGACGACGAGTTTAACCTGCCAATCTCGGTCGCGATCTTCATCCTTGTCGCCTACATGCTGTTCGGGGCCACGATTTACTTCACCTGGGAGAACTGGAGCTTCTTCGAGGCGTTCTACTTCGTCTTCATCTCCATCTCGACCATCGGCTTTGGTGACTTTGTGCCGCAGCATCCGATCTACATGATGTGCAGCATACTGTATCTGATCTTCGGTCTCGCCCTCACCTCCATGTGCATCAACGTGGTACAGCTGAAGCTGAGCGACAGCTTCCGGCAGGCGAGTGCCAAGATCGGGGCCACCATCGGTCTGCAGATGGCGGAAGCGGCCTCGCTACACCATTCTCCCGTCCACACACCGATCGAGCTGGCCGCGGTACACACCTCTACGCCTACGGGCACACCAGGTGCTGGATCCGCTAGCGCTAGTACGGCGACTGGTGGCAGTCCGAATGGTATCACCCCGGCCCTCAGTACTCCCGCTCTGCCGACACGGCCCTCGAGTGCCGTTCAGAAACCGGACAAAAAAGACTGA